A part of Desulfomicrobium escambiense DSM 10707 genomic DNA contains:
- a CDS encoding redoxin domain-containing protein, with protein MSRHLIPFVLAAALVCIAPLYAMAQNSGIPQNHLFQVGELKPVDSTLKVKIGDPAPDFSLPTIDGGTVSLAQFRGKKNVVLSFVPAAWTPVCSGQWPGYNIVQDLFDQTDTQLIGVSVDNVPTLHAWVQEMGGVWFPVASDFFPHGRLADALGILRSTGEAERSLFLIDKQGVIRYIDVHDINSRPDLGPLVKAMQELKP; from the coding sequence ATGTCACGACATCTGATCCCCTTCGTCCTGGCCGCGGCTCTCGTGTGCATCGCGCCGCTGTACGCCATGGCCCAGAACTCGGGCATCCCACAGAACCACCTCTTCCAGGTGGGTGAACTCAAGCCCGTGGACAGCACCCTGAAAGTCAAGATCGGGGACCCGGCCCCGGACTTCAGCCTGCCGACCATAGACGGGGGCACGGTCAGCCTTGCCCAGTTCCGCGGGAAAAAGAACGTGGTCCTGTCCTTCGTGCCCGCAGCCTGGACCCCGGTCTGCTCGGGACAGTGGCCCGGCTACAACATCGTGCAGGACCTGTTCGACCAGACGGACACGCAGCTCATCGGCGTGAGCGTGGATAACGTGCCCACGCTGCACGCCTGGGTGCAGGAAATGGGCGGCGTGTGGTTCCCGGTGGCCTCGGACTTCTTCCCCCACGGCAGGCTGGCCGACGCCCTGGGCATCCTGCGCTCGACGGGCGAGGCCGAACGGTCGTTGTTTCTGATCGATAAGCAGGGCGTTATCCGCTACATTGACGTGCACGACATCAACTCCAGGCCCGACCTGGGGCCGCTGGTCAAGGCCATGCAGGAATTGAAGCCGTAA
- a CDS encoding FAD-binding and (Fe-S)-binding domain-containing protein has protein sequence MLDSKYRKFRDAVAAFVPAGRIITDPLRLLAYGTDASFYRLIPKIVINVESEGEVARILRLAHRDGIEVTFRAAGTSLSGQAVTDSVLLRLGEGWLGCRIYDNARRIDLEPGIIGSHANRALLPFGKKIGPDPASIDTCKIGGILANNASGMCCGVAENSYKTLEELRLVFADGTILDTGDDASRRAFRDKHPEIIGGLEDLRRQVTAAPELEARIRHKFKIKNTTGYSLNALVDFEDPFDILKHLIVGSEGTLAFVSKVTYRTVVEHAHKASALMIFPDIRTACEATIILKKQPVAAVELMDRPALRSVQDKDGMPPYLKELSETAAALLVETRAEDKATLDAQIATIRAALAGVAMVRDIEFTPVPQEFAKLWNIRKGLFPAVGSVRATGTTVIIEDVAFPIERLADATLELQGLLEKYGYSEAIIFGHALEGNLHFVFTQDFGDPKEVERYSNLMDDVTAMVVDRYDGSLKAEHGTGRNMAPFVEMEWGKDAYRLMQDIKRIFDPKGLLNPGVILNPDPKAHLKDLKPLPAAHELVDKCIECGFCEPICPSKHITLTPRQRITSWREIQRLRNIPEKSAELAKLLKAYGYQGDGTCATDGLCGTRCPVGIDTGKMTKALRAEHATDGQKKAADWVGGHFEGVARTVSGVLSTVDGVHAVAGTRFMDASSEALHRASLRRIPRWNEQMPRGLGRIKTQPIDEANPLKVVYFPSCIARNMGPARGEKIASLPEVTVRLLRKAGYEVVFPKGMGGLCCGQAFESKGFVAQADAKSAHLEEALLEATRGGELPVLCDTSPCLKRMQEVLDPRLKLYDPAVFVLEFLQDKLTFVRKDKRVALHVTCTSRKMGLEGRLLELAGKCAAKVVVPEDVFCCGFAGDKGFSVPELNSSALKTLADKVQDCNEGYSTSRTCEVGLALHGKIPYRSILYLVDECTA, from the coding sequence ATGCTCGATTCCAAGTACCGGAAATTCCGGGACGCAGTGGCCGCTTTCGTGCCGGCCGGGCGTATCATCACCGACCCTTTGCGTCTGCTTGCCTACGGCACGGACGCGAGCTTCTACCGGCTCATCCCCAAGATCGTCATCAACGTGGAGTCCGAAGGCGAAGTGGCCCGCATCCTGCGGCTGGCCCACCGGGATGGCATCGAGGTGACCTTCCGCGCGGCCGGCACCAGCCTTTCGGGCCAGGCGGTCACGGATTCGGTGCTGTTGCGCCTGGGCGAAGGGTGGCTGGGTTGCCGCATCTACGACAACGCCCGCCGCATCGACCTGGAGCCGGGCATCATCGGCAGCCACGCCAACCGCGCCCTGCTGCCCTTCGGCAAGAAGATCGGGCCGGACCCGGCCTCCATCGACACCTGCAAAATCGGCGGCATCCTGGCCAACAACGCCAGCGGCATGTGCTGCGGCGTGGCCGAGAACAGCTACAAGACCCTGGAGGAGCTGCGCCTGGTCTTCGCCGACGGGACCATTCTGGACACTGGCGACGACGCATCGAGGCGCGCCTTCCGGGACAAGCATCCCGAGATCATCGGGGGGCTTGAGGACCTGCGCCGCCAGGTCACGGCCGCGCCTGAACTTGAAGCGCGCATCCGGCACAAGTTCAAGATCAAGAACACCACGGGCTACAGCCTGAACGCCCTGGTGGACTTCGAGGACCCCTTCGACATCCTCAAGCACCTCATCGTCGGCTCCGAAGGGACCCTGGCCTTCGTCTCCAAGGTTACCTACCGAACCGTCGTCGAGCACGCCCACAAAGCCTCGGCCCTGATGATCTTCCCCGACATCCGCACGGCCTGCGAAGCGACCATCATCCTCAAGAAACAGCCCGTGGCCGCCGTGGAACTCATGGACCGTCCGGCCCTGCGCTCGGTCCAGGACAAGGACGGCATGCCGCCCTACCTGAAGGAACTGAGCGAAACGGCCGCCGCTCTGCTGGTCGAGACGCGGGCCGAGGACAAGGCGACCCTCGACGCCCAGATCGCGACCATCAGAGCCGCCCTGGCCGGAGTGGCCATGGTCCGGGACATTGAGTTCACGCCCGTGCCCCAAGAGTTCGCCAAGCTGTGGAACATCCGCAAGGGCCTTTTCCCGGCCGTGGGCTCCGTGCGCGCCACGGGCACCACGGTCATCATCGAGGACGTGGCCTTCCCCATCGAACGCCTGGCCGACGCGACCCTGGAGCTGCAGGGCCTGCTGGAGAAATACGGGTACTCCGAGGCCATCATCTTCGGCCACGCCCTGGAGGGGAACCTGCACTTCGTCTTCACCCAGGACTTCGGCGACCCCAAGGAGGTCGAGCGCTACAGCAACCTCATGGACGACGTGACGGCCATGGTCGTGGACCGCTACGACGGGTCCCTCAAAGCCGAGCACGGCACGGGCCGCAACATGGCGCCCTTCGTGGAGATGGAGTGGGGCAAGGATGCCTACCGCCTCATGCAGGACATCAAGCGCATCTTCGACCCCAAGGGACTCCTCAATCCCGGCGTCATCCTGAACCCCGACCCCAAGGCGCATCTCAAGGATCTGAAACCCCTGCCCGCGGCCCACGAACTGGTGGACAAGTGCATCGAGTGCGGGTTCTGCGAGCCCATCTGCCCGTCCAAACACATCACCCTCACGCCGCGGCAGCGCATCACGAGCTGGCGCGAGATCCAGCGACTGCGAAACATTCCCGAAAAAAGCGCGGAGCTCGCCAAGCTGCTCAAGGCCTACGGCTACCAGGGCGACGGCACCTGCGCCACGGACGGGCTGTGCGGCACGCGCTGCCCCGTAGGCATCGACACGGGCAAGATGACCAAGGCCCTGCGGGCCGAGCACGCCACGGACGGCCAGAAGAAGGCCGCCGACTGGGTGGGCGGGCACTTCGAGGGCGTGGCCCGGACGGTCTCGGGCGTGCTGAGCACCGTGGACGGCGTCCACGCCGTGGCCGGGACGCGCTTCATGGACGCCTCGTCCGAGGCCCTGCACCGCGCCTCGCTGAGGCGCATCCCGCGCTGGAACGAGCAGATGCCCAGAGGCCTGGGACGGATCAAGACCCAGCCCATCGACGAGGCCAACCCCTTGAAGGTGGTCTACTTCCCGAGCTGCATCGCCCGCAACATGGGACCGGCACGGGGCGAGAAGATCGCGTCCCTGCCCGAGGTCACGGTGCGGCTGCTGCGCAAGGCCGGGTACGAGGTCGTCTTCCCCAAGGGCATGGGCGGGCTGTGTTGCGGTCAGGCCTTCGAGAGCAAGGGTTTCGTGGCCCAGGCTGACGCCAAGAGCGCCCATCTGGAGGAGGCCCTGCTGGAGGCCACCCGCGGCGGCGAGCTGCCGGTGCTGTGCGACACGAGCCCGTGCCTGAAGCGCATGCAGGAAGTCCTGGACCCGCGCCTCAAGCTCTACGACCCGGCCGTGTTCGTGCTCGAATTCCTGCAGGACAAGCTCACCTTCGTGCGCAAGGACAAGCGCGTGGCCCTGCACGTGACCTGCACGTCCCGCAAGATGGGACTCGAAGGGAGGCTCCTGGAACTGGCCGGAAAATGCGCCGCCAAGGTTGTCGTGCCGGAGGACGTCTTCTGCTGCGGCTTCGCCGGGGACAAGGGCTTTTCCGTGCCGGAACTCAACTCCTCGGCCCTGAAGACCCTGGCCGACAAGGTCCAGGACTGCAACGAAGGCTATTCCACCAGCCGGACCTGCGAGGTCGGCCTGGCCCTGCACGGCAAGATCCCGTACCGCTCCATCCTCTATCTCGTGGACGAGTGCACCGCATGA
- a CDS encoding peroxiredoxin family protein, with the protein MRLVIILLGLLLSLQAGSALAMEASESPASHPLPAGSAMPDLQLRGELAPEHLKHLGLTGAEPHSLSNIQAKTVILVAFSMYCPHCQREAPVLNELNALIKSRGLADDVKLIGVGIGNSDFEVQVFRDKYAVTFPLFSDPDFKVNKEIGEVGTPFFYVLDLDAQQKKIIVADTQLGRLDSAATFLDDALKASKAAR; encoded by the coding sequence ATGCGCCTCGTCATCATCCTGCTCGGCCTGCTCCTGTCCCTCCAGGCGGGAAGCGCGCTGGCCATGGAAGCGTCGGAAAGCCCCGCTTCACACCCCCTGCCTGCGGGCAGCGCCATGCCAGACCTGCAACTGCGGGGCGAACTGGCCCCCGAACACCTCAAGCACCTGGGATTGACCGGCGCGGAGCCTCACAGCCTGTCCAATATCCAGGCCAAGACCGTCATTCTCGTGGCTTTCAGCATGTACTGCCCCCACTGCCAGCGCGAGGCGCCGGTCCTCAACGAGCTGAACGCCCTGATCAAAAGCCGCGGGCTGGCCGACGACGTGAAGCTCATCGGCGTAGGCATCGGCAATTCGGATTTCGAGGTGCAGGTTTTCCGGGACAAGTACGCCGTGACCTTCCCCCTGTTTTCGGACCCCGATTTCAAGGTCAACAAGGAGATCGGCGAAGTCGGCACCCCCTTCTTCTATGTCCTCGACCTCGACGCGCAGCAGAAGAAAATCATCGTGGCCGACACCCAACTCGGCCGCCTGGACTCCGCCGCCACATTTCTGGACGATGCCCTGAAAGCAAGCAAAGCCGCGAGGTAG
- a CDS encoding exostosin domain-containing protein: MRSFFKNCSGHGRADFFLDAWHASTGDGLVRVDDPRRADFILFPYDIGWLVDALGVGESLAFLHRLPHFSRFESRHVLVDHGDSQSVVGTEALLFKVSLPCGFERPGVTQIWYRLPEHVAASGYAFSLEKTRYDISFVGTNTNRLRRLVLSMLERDRRLRTCFDLVEGEVRDGSFLASAPAGGADRQALFRRVTRDSLAVLCLPGIGPLSVRFFETLFFGRIPVVLQGFGRLPFQDTIDYDRFCIFIPRHELGDVGQALWSRLQARRSDFGRMCREACATWHRHFSEEALHRHMCRAIITFLSRPARTTAVREDA, from the coding sequence ATGAGATCGTTTTTTAAGAACTGCTCCGGGCACGGCAGGGCGGATTTCTTTCTCGACGCGTGGCACGCATCCACCGGCGATGGCCTGGTGCGCGTCGACGACCCGCGGCGGGCCGACTTCATCCTCTTTCCCTACGACATAGGCTGGCTTGTCGACGCCCTCGGAGTCGGGGAATCTCTGGCTTTCCTGCACCGGTTGCCGCACTTCAGCCGCTTCGAGTCGCGGCATGTGCTGGTCGACCATGGAGACAGCCAGAGCGTCGTTGGAACGGAGGCGCTGCTTTTCAAGGTCAGCCTGCCCTGCGGGTTTGAACGGCCCGGCGTGACGCAGATATGGTACAGACTGCCCGAACACGTGGCCGCGAGCGGCTATGCCTTTTCGCTGGAGAAAACCCGCTACGACATTTCGTTCGTCGGGACGAACACCAACAGGCTGCGCAGGCTGGTCCTGTCCATGCTGGAACGGGACAGGCGCTTGCGCACGTGTTTCGACCTCGTTGAAGGGGAGGTGAGGGACGGGAGTTTTCTGGCCTCGGCCCCGGCCGGCGGGGCCGACAGGCAGGCTCTCTTCAGGCGGGTGACGCGGGATTCCTTGGCTGTTCTCTGCCTGCCGGGCATTGGCCCCCTGTCCGTGCGCTTCTTCGAGACCCTGTTCTTCGGCCGTATACCCGTGGTGCTGCAGGGTTTCGGGCGATTGCCCTTTCAGGACACGATAGACTACGACCGGTTCTGCATCTTCATTCCGCGGCACGAACTGGGGGACGTCGGTCAGGCGCTGTGGAGCAGGCTGCAGGCCAGGCGCTCCGACTTCGGGCGGATGTGCCGGGAGGCGTGCGCGACATGGCATCGCCATTTTTCCGAGGAGGCTCTGCACAGGCACATGTGCAGAGCCATCATCACTTTCCTGAGCCGGCCGGCACGGACGACTGCCGTGCGGGAGGACGCATGA
- a CDS encoding MFS transporter — protein sequence MSSSAWTTLTRPLRHRNFRLFASGQIISLVGTWVQNVSEAWLVYRLTGSSAALGLVRFAGLAPVFVLALVGGDWADRANRRAILIGTQTAAMVLAFILAALCFTEQARVWIIVLLAAMLGVVNAIDNPTRQSFVVEMVGKEDLPSAIGFNSSMFHAARIIGPGVAGALLATVGEAWCFTLNGLSFLAVIACLALMRLPDTPRPATQGQFLSRIKAGVAFAWTNPAIRSLLALVAVTSLFGSSFLVLMPVVAREVLGRGADGYSLLMTAAGVGSLMGALILTLRKNTGLWVLRSVASLAFGLTLILFSLSRTFWLSALLAVPCGLFMILLMATSNTLVQTLTPDEMRGRVMALFAMMFMGMSPFGSLGAGLTAEFIGVGPTLGLCGAVCLVAGLVLGRRRRDS from the coding sequence ATGTCCTCTTCAGCCTGGACCACGCTGACCCGCCCCCTGCGGCACCGCAACTTCCGCCTCTTCGCCTCGGGGCAGATCATCTCCCTCGTCGGCACCTGGGTCCAGAACGTGTCCGAGGCCTGGCTCGTGTACCGCCTGACGGGATCGAGCGCCGCCCTGGGCCTGGTGCGTTTCGCGGGGCTGGCGCCCGTCTTCGTCCTGGCCCTGGTGGGCGGGGACTGGGCCGACCGCGCCAACCGCCGCGCTATCCTCATCGGGACCCAGACCGCGGCCATGGTCCTGGCCTTCATCCTGGCCGCGCTGTGCTTCACGGAGCAGGCCCGGGTCTGGATCATCGTCCTGCTGGCGGCCATGCTCGGCGTGGTCAACGCCATCGACAACCCCACCCGGCAGTCCTTTGTCGTCGAGATGGTCGGCAAGGAAGATCTCCCCAGCGCCATCGGCTTCAACTCCTCCATGTTCCATGCGGCCCGCATCATCGGGCCCGGCGTGGCCGGGGCGCTGCTGGCCACCGTCGGGGAGGCCTGGTGCTTTACCCTGAACGGGTTGTCCTTTCTGGCCGTCATCGCCTGCCTGGCCCTCATGCGCCTGCCCGACACGCCCAGACCCGCAACCCAGGGACAATTCCTGTCCCGCATCAAGGCCGGCGTCGCCTTCGCCTGGACGAACCCTGCCATCCGCAGCCTCCTGGCCCTGGTGGCCGTGACCAGCCTCTTCGGCTCCTCCTTCCTGGTGCTCATGCCCGTGGTGGCCAGGGAAGTTCTGGGACGCGGGGCCGACGGCTACAGTCTGCTCATGACGGCCGCCGGAGTGGGCAGCCTCATGGGCGCCCTCATCCTGACCCTGCGCAAAAACACGGGTCTGTGGGTCCTGCGCTCCGTGGCGTCCCTGGCCTTCGGCCTGACGCTGATCCTCTTCTCGCTGTCCCGGACCTTCTGGCTCTCGGCCCTGCTGGCCGTGCCCTGCGGGCTGTTCATGATCCTGCTCATGGCCACGTCCAACACGCTGGTCCAGACCCTCACCCCCGACGAGATGCGCGGCCGGGTCATGGCCCTTTTCGCCATGATGTTCATGGGCATGTCGCCCTTCGGCTCCCTCGGGGCGGGTCTGACGGCCGAGTTCATCGGCGTCGGCCCCACCCTGGGCCTGTGCGGCGCGGTCTGTCTCGTCGCAGGGCTCGTTCTGGGTCGCAGACGCCGGGACAGTTGA